A genomic region of Gemmata massiliana contains the following coding sequences:
- a CDS encoding HD domain-containing protein produces the protein MNTELPQSGTISGVSVPDSRLARDVTAFVRDTAPPVLFHHSSRVYYFGALAGKCRGLKFDPELLYAGAMFHDIGLVPSYSSANERFEVDGANAARDFLRSHGLLQTDIDTVWTAIALHTTPGIPQHMHPVIALVTAGVEMDVLGLTYADYSAADRDAVVRAHPRGNRFKEEIIGAFYDGIKHKPETTFGNVKADVLELKDPRFRRWNFCNVILNSAWSS, from the coding sequence ATGAACACCGAATTGCCGCAATCGGGCACCATCAGCGGAGTGAGCGTTCCGGACAGCCGGCTGGCACGCGACGTGACCGCGTTCGTGCGGGACACGGCCCCGCCGGTCCTGTTCCACCACTCCAGCCGGGTCTACTACTTCGGCGCACTCGCGGGCAAGTGCCGCGGGCTGAAATTTGACCCCGAGCTGCTGTACGCAGGAGCCATGTTCCACGACATTGGGCTGGTTCCCAGTTACAGCAGCGCGAACGAGCGCTTCGAGGTGGACGGGGCCAACGCCGCACGCGACTTCCTTCGCAGCCACGGCCTGTTGCAGACGGACATCGACACCGTGTGGACCGCGATCGCGCTGCACACCACTCCGGGCATCCCGCAGCACATGCACCCGGTGATCGCGCTGGTAACGGCGGGCGTCGAGATGGACGTGCTCGGGCTAACGTATGCGGACTACAGTGCGGCCGATCGCGACGCGGTGGTTCGGGCGCACCCGCGCGGGAACCGTTTCAAGGAAGAGATCATCGGAGCGTTCTACGACGGCATCAAGCACAAGCCGGAAACCACATTCGGCAACGTGAAGGCGGACGTGCTGGAACTCAAAGATCCGCGGTTCCGGCGCTGGAACTTCTGTAACGTGATCCTCAATTCGGCCTGGTCGAGTTAA
- a CDS encoding GlxA family transcriptional regulator has translation MPAPKTITIVAPGGVQLTDVSGPLDVFAEANSQLQRAVYRLEVVATALGPLRSSSGVRLVPDRVIGEPGTERTHTLLVAGAPGAPNQNPPVALLNWLRTETKRVRRYGSVCSGAFYLAAAGVLDGRRVTTHWAAADQLARTFLALRVEPDALYVRDGPVRTAAGVTAGMDLALALVEEDVGRDVALKVAAQLVMFFKRPGGQLQFSRNGAAVPVGRSTLQELQRWVVAHPGEDHSVTQLAARVGLSPRHFARLFRSETGTTPAAWVEAARVEAARGLLESASAPKQVATLCGFTDVNVLRRAFQRCLGVTPAEYRKRFRRDE, from the coding sequence ATGCCGGCCCCCAAAACGATCACGATCGTCGCTCCCGGAGGTGTGCAACTCACCGACGTTTCGGGGCCGCTCGATGTATTCGCTGAGGCCAATTCGCAGCTCCAGCGTGCGGTCTATCGACTGGAAGTGGTCGCAACGGCGCTCGGCCCACTACGGAGTTCGTCGGGCGTGCGGTTGGTACCCGATCGCGTCATCGGAGAACCGGGCACCGAACGCACGCACACACTCCTCGTGGCTGGTGCCCCCGGCGCACCGAACCAAAACCCACCGGTCGCACTCCTGAACTGGCTACGAACCGAAACGAAGCGAGTCCGGCGCTACGGCTCGGTGTGTAGCGGCGCGTTCTATCTGGCGGCAGCGGGTGTGCTCGACGGGCGCCGAGTCACGACCCACTGGGCGGCCGCGGACCAACTGGCGCGCACCTTCCTCGCCCTTCGAGTCGAACCCGATGCGCTGTACGTGCGCGACGGCCCGGTACGGACCGCGGCGGGCGTCACCGCGGGTATGGACTTGGCTCTAGCACTGGTCGAAGAAGATGTGGGACGCGACGTGGCTCTGAAGGTAGCGGCGCAGCTCGTCATGTTCTTCAAGCGCCCCGGCGGTCAGCTCCAGTTCAGCCGAAACGGGGCCGCGGTACCGGTCGGGCGTTCGACACTACAGGAACTCCAGCGGTGGGTAGTCGCACACCCAGGTGAGGATCACTCGGTAACTCAACTCGCCGCGCGTGTGGGATTAAGTCCGCGCCACTTCGCACGTCTGTTCCGGTCCGAAACCGGCACCACGCCGGCTGCGTGGGTAGAAGCCGCCCGGGTGGAAGCCGCACGCGGATTGCTGGAATCCGCCAGCGCGCCCAAACAGGTCGCGACACTGTGCGGGTTCACGGACGTGAACGTGCTGCGCCGCGCGTTCCAGCGGTGCCTCGGAGTGACCCCGGCCGAGTACCGGAAGCGCTTCCGGCGCGACGAGTGA
- a CDS encoding DUF4214 domain-containing protein yields MPFRTWVRKFSFLTPARDLKPSRYGRVRPSVEVLESRDTPAIFSAAGSDLLLSGFLSGEQMSFAKSGANQISVTLSGDTWAGVNGSPAGVSGNGNATLVINSSTFTGAIRFSDSAGSQTLNIAGNATAFGNAISVEWLTGIDSVVFGTAAFTSTAGLSIVATGAGSTVTLNQDVTTAGDQFYNSAVALGANVTVTSTSNGNITFDQALNGAFDLTVNTGGGTTFSGVVGGTAPLTNLTTDAGGLTTIGANVTTAGDQTYGDSVALVANVALTSTGAGDITLVGVDNAFTLAVNTSGATNFNGAVGGSVALAGLTTDAGGTTLFNASVNTGAGTQTYNDNVTLGQALIALTGDVTFNAGLILGATAPAATSTLQITGDLTFAGTTTVTSTFTAGPFGHITVTGGTTTFGGATLVLNYNGFVPTPGTIVTVVSGSSASGQFGNVPAPGPVNVNGTNYLVAYSGGNFVLTVPIPVPPVVPPTTAAITGTVFLDLNHNGRRDSGESGVAGRTVYLDTNANGVLDAGEVTTTTDAAGAYAFRDLPAGIYNVRPDLSVPTFVTTGVFGFSFNLNGTDQTGLDFPGVYIQPASAVQVTTTLYGSTNPDANTAYVRGLYYALLGRDADAAGLAHWTARLASGTSRAQVAQTIYTSAEHRGLQVDAYYRSFLGRSSDSVGRQGWVSAFLSGADEAAVVKGFLTSSEYQSAHADTDSFVRELYLDVLGRSASDAELAPWRAKIAAGASRAQIADQFLHSEEAVRLAVSGFYSAYLHRAADAGSDSWVIPLRNSTTTLGQVAVGILSDPSSEFFNNGRATVA; encoded by the coding sequence ATGCCGTTCCGCACCTGGGTTCGTAAGTTCTCGTTCCTCACACCAGCGCGCGACCTGAAACCGTCGCGGTACGGCCGCGTTCGGCCGTCGGTCGAGGTACTGGAAAGTCGGGACACTCCGGCCATATTTTCCGCTGCTGGTTCGGACCTACTACTCAGTGGTTTTCTCAGCGGCGAGCAGATGAGCTTTGCAAAATCCGGAGCGAACCAAATCTCTGTTACGCTTTCCGGTGATACCTGGGCCGGGGTTAACGGCTCCCCCGCCGGTGTGTCGGGTAACGGGAACGCGACACTCGTCATCAATTCTTCCACGTTCACGGGCGCCATCCGGTTCTCGGACTCGGCCGGCAGTCAGACGCTGAACATTGCGGGCAACGCGACGGCGTTCGGCAATGCCATTTCGGTCGAGTGGCTGACCGGGATCGACAGCGTCGTGTTCGGCACGGCCGCGTTCACGAGTACCGCCGGGCTTTCGATCGTGGCGACCGGAGCAGGGAGTACCGTCACCCTGAACCAGGACGTCACCACAGCAGGTGACCAGTTCTACAACAGCGCCGTGGCGCTCGGCGCGAACGTCACCGTGACCTCAACCAGCAACGGCAACATCACATTCGACCAAGCACTCAATGGGGCGTTCGACCTGACGGTAAACACGGGTGGCGGGACCACGTTCTCTGGTGTGGTCGGCGGCACGGCGCCGCTGACCAACCTCACCACCGACGCGGGTGGCCTCACGACCATTGGGGCCAACGTTACCACAGCGGGAGATCAAACCTATGGCGATTCGGTGGCCCTTGTTGCCAACGTCGCGCTGACCTCGACCGGTGCCGGGGACATCACACTCGTTGGGGTCGATAACGCTTTCACTCTGGCGGTGAACACGAGCGGGGCAACCAACTTCAACGGCGCCGTTGGCGGCAGCGTCGCACTGGCAGGACTCACCACCGATGCGGGCGGCACGACACTGTTCAACGCCTCTGTGAACACGGGCGCGGGTACCCAGACCTACAACGACAACGTGACACTGGGGCAGGCGCTCATCGCTCTGACCGGCGACGTTACCTTTAACGCCGGCTTGATCCTGGGGGCCACCGCGCCCGCGGCCACGAGTACCCTCCAAATCACGGGTGACTTGACCTTCGCCGGTACGACTACCGTCACGAGCACATTTACGGCCGGTCCGTTCGGGCACATTACCGTTACGGGTGGAACAACGACTTTCGGTGGCGCGACTCTGGTCCTGAACTACAACGGGTTCGTGCCCACGCCGGGCACCATCGTCACCGTGGTGAGCGGCAGCTCCGCGAGCGGCCAGTTCGGTAACGTGCCGGCGCCCGGCCCGGTTAATGTGAACGGGACCAACTACCTGGTGGCCTACTCCGGCGGGAACTTCGTTTTGACCGTTCCGATCCCGGTTCCGCCCGTGGTTCCGCCGACCACCGCAGCGATTACCGGTACCGTGTTCCTCGACCTCAACCACAATGGGCGACGCGATTCCGGTGAATCGGGGGTGGCCGGGCGCACTGTTTACCTCGACACCAACGCGAACGGGGTGCTCGACGCCGGTGAAGTGACGACGACCACCGATGCGGCCGGCGCCTACGCCTTCCGCGATCTCCCCGCCGGAATCTACAACGTGCGGCCGGATCTGTCTGTCCCGACGTTCGTGACGACCGGCGTTTTCGGCTTCTCATTCAACCTGAACGGCACCGATCAGACCGGGCTGGATTTCCCGGGCGTGTACATTCAACCGGCGTCCGCAGTTCAAGTGACTACCACCCTGTACGGCTCGACCAATCCCGATGCTAACACTGCATACGTCCGCGGGCTGTACTACGCACTCCTCGGGCGCGACGCGGACGCCGCGGGGCTGGCTCACTGGACGGCGCGGCTCGCCAGCGGGACGTCGCGCGCACAGGTGGCACAAACCATTTACACATCGGCCGAGCACCGCGGATTGCAGGTCGATGCCTACTATCGCAGCTTCCTCGGTCGGTCGTCCGATTCCGTCGGCCGACAGGGGTGGGTCAGTGCGTTCCTGTCGGGCGCGGACGAGGCCGCGGTGGTGAAAGGGTTCCTGACTTCGTCGGAGTACCAGTCGGCCCACGCGGACACCGACTCTTTCGTTCGGGAGCTGTACCTCGACGTCTTGGGGCGGTCCGCTTCGGACGCGGAGCTGGCCCCCTGGCGCGCCAAGATCGCCGCCGGTGCTTCGCGGGCGCAGATCGCCGACCAGTTCCTGCACTCGGAAGAGGCCGTGCGCCTCGCCGTGAGCGGCTTCTATTCGGCCTACTTGCACCGCGCCGCGGACGCCGGGAGCGATTCCTGGGTCATTCCCCTGCGAAACAGCACGACCACGCTCGGGCAGGTCGCGGTCGGCATCCTGTCCGACCCGAGTAGCGAGTTCTTCAACAACGGGCGCGCGACGGTGGCGTAA
- a CDS encoding efflux RND transporter permease subunit, whose translation MNLLIRFSLGNPRAITVLMLTIAIGGGAALGSIPADILPVYKSPAVQVLTFYGGMSATNVEADITARMERWVGQSAGTRRQESRSIIGASIIRNYYSDDTDPSAALTQVNSLSTAAIPSLPPGTLPPVILPYDPTSSTPVAIVALNSKTQGESVLFDTGRYQVRSMIMASPGANAPVVYGGKIRTVLAYLNRHELQVRGLSPLDVMDALDRSNVFLPAGGAKLGGMDYALDSNSMYDLIDRMGDVPIKTGTDGTMVFLRDVALPRDANLIQTNVVRVDGRRQVYIPVYRQQGASTLGVVNNLRDELPEMKSRLTTPDVDLKLVMDQSVYVKSSIESLRNEGVLGAILCSLVILLFLGEWRMTVIAVLTVPIAVLGAIAALFGASQTINVMTLAGLALAIGPLVDNAIVVLENTHRHLGLGAKPKQAAFLGASEVAMPALAATLCTLLVLAPLALIPGLGAFLFKPMFLAVAFAMLVAYLVSLTFVPTRCAAWMRPHAHAGPVQEHGEDYSHRNEHAAPARRGPIAVLFAKWESVLDAIFKGYASLLAVVLRARPLVIGGSFALLAAVVVLIGPHLRREFFPEVDAGAFEIYVRANSGTRIEVTEGYVEAVEKYVKSKVGGDTELVVSELGLTADWSAAFTPNSGPMDAVVKVQLTSERSKSAQEHVTALRAGFATDPEFERLLQETYERKIASQELNAGVTPFSRGNLEFAFDSGGMIRSAMNEGKSTPLNVKVTGKNLEKNRKVAEKILDEVRGIDGVVDARIIQRLNYPLYIIDVDRTKAASLGLSQMEVMKNVVAAFNSSIQFNKKNFWIDPISHNQYYVGVQYPEGEVTSLETLRDIPITSPTQRKPVLLGTIASLKPAQAPSEIVHTNLQPTIDLTMGVAGRDLGHVAEDVSKAVAKYGVVRKDGSWTPFDPDAKEQKPMEGAKITLSGEYQKMLTTFKYQGMGMVAAIVLIYFLLVALFRSYVTPLVVLSAVPIGIIGVVLVLFVTGTALNIQSLLGVIFMIGIVVSNTVLLTDFATNLQKTEKLTPTEAIKRAGAIRVRPVVMTALATFFALIPMSLGLERGSEANVPLGRAVLGGLVAGLLTTLFVVPCVYSLLMPEKLGDTEEPESAAPVHGPTEA comes from the coding sequence ATGAATCTGCTGATCCGTTTTTCCCTCGGTAACCCGCGTGCGATCACCGTTCTGATGCTGACCATTGCCATCGGGGGCGGGGCCGCGCTCGGGAGCATCCCGGCCGACATCCTCCCGGTGTACAAGTCGCCCGCGGTGCAGGTGCTCACGTTCTACGGCGGGATGTCCGCCACCAACGTGGAAGCGGACATCACCGCGCGCATGGAGCGCTGGGTGGGGCAGTCGGCCGGCACCCGGCGCCAGGAGTCGCGCTCGATCATCGGCGCGAGCATCATCCGCAACTATTACTCCGACGACACGGACCCGAGTGCGGCTCTCACTCAGGTGAACTCGCTGTCCACGGCTGCCATTCCGAGTCTCCCGCCCGGCACGCTCCCGCCCGTGATTCTGCCCTACGACCCCACATCCTCCACGCCCGTCGCGATCGTGGCGCTGAACAGCAAGACGCAGGGCGAATCGGTCCTGTTCGATACCGGGCGGTACCAGGTCCGGAGCATGATTATGGCGTCGCCCGGCGCGAATGCCCCGGTGGTGTACGGCGGGAAGATCCGCACCGTGCTCGCGTACCTGAACCGGCACGAGCTCCAGGTTCGTGGGCTCTCGCCCCTCGATGTGATGGACGCCCTCGACCGGTCCAACGTGTTTCTCCCCGCGGGCGGGGCCAAGCTCGGGGGCATGGACTACGCCCTCGACTCGAACTCGATGTACGACCTGATCGATCGGATGGGCGACGTGCCCATCAAGACCGGCACCGACGGCACGATGGTGTTCCTGCGCGACGTGGCGCTCCCGCGCGACGCGAACCTGATCCAGACGAACGTCGTCCGCGTGGACGGGCGCCGGCAGGTGTACATACCCGTGTACCGGCAGCAGGGCGCCAGCACGCTCGGCGTGGTGAACAACCTGCGAGACGAACTGCCCGAAATGAAGAGCCGGCTCACGACCCCGGACGTGGACCTGAAACTGGTGATGGACCAGTCGGTGTACGTGAAGAGTTCCATCGAGAGTCTCCGGAACGAGGGCGTGCTGGGCGCGATCCTGTGCTCGCTCGTGATCCTGCTCTTCCTCGGCGAGTGGCGCATGACGGTGATCGCGGTGCTAACGGTGCCGATCGCCGTGCTCGGCGCGATCGCGGCCCTGTTCGGCGCGTCGCAGACCATCAACGTCATGACCCTCGCGGGGCTTGCGCTTGCGATCGGGCCGCTCGTGGACAACGCGATCGTGGTGCTGGAGAACACGCACCGGCACCTCGGGCTGGGCGCGAAACCGAAGCAGGCCGCGTTCCTGGGGGCGAGCGAGGTCGCGATGCCGGCCCTGGCCGCGACGCTCTGCACGCTCCTGGTGCTGGCTCCGCTCGCTCTTATCCCAGGGTTGGGCGCGTTCTTGTTCAAGCCCATGTTCCTGGCGGTCGCGTTCGCGATGCTGGTCGCGTACCTCGTGTCGCTCACGTTCGTCCCCACGCGGTGCGCGGCGTGGATGCGGCCGCACGCTCACGCCGGCCCGGTCCAAGAGCACGGCGAAGACTACAGCCACCGGAACGAGCACGCGGCCCCCGCCCGACGCGGGCCGATTGCTGTACTGTTCGCGAAGTGGGAATCGGTACTCGATGCGATCTTTAAAGGGTACGCATCGCTACTCGCTGTGGTACTCCGGGCGCGCCCGCTGGTGATCGGCGGCTCGTTCGCGCTGCTGGCCGCGGTGGTTGTGCTGATCGGCCCGCACTTGCGGCGCGAGTTCTTCCCAGAGGTAGACGCGGGCGCGTTCGAGATCTACGTCCGGGCCAACTCGGGTACGCGGATCGAGGTAACGGAAGGGTACGTTGAGGCGGTCGAGAAGTACGTGAAGTCGAAGGTCGGAGGGGACACCGAACTCGTTGTGAGCGAGTTGGGGCTGACCGCTGACTGGTCGGCCGCGTTCACCCCGAACAGCGGGCCGATGGACGCAGTGGTGAAGGTGCAACTCACTTCCGAGCGCTCGAAATCGGCCCAAGAGCACGTCACAGCACTGCGGGCCGGGTTCGCCACGGACCCGGAGTTCGAGCGCCTCCTTCAAGAAACCTATGAGCGCAAGATCGCGTCGCAGGAGTTGAACGCGGGCGTCACGCCGTTCTCGCGCGGGAACCTGGAGTTCGCGTTCGACTCGGGCGGCATGATCCGGTCCGCGATGAACGAGGGAAAGTCCACGCCGCTCAACGTGAAGGTGACCGGCAAGAACCTGGAGAAGAACCGCAAGGTCGCCGAGAAGATTCTCGACGAGGTGCGCGGGATCGACGGTGTGGTGGACGCGCGCATCATCCAGCGCCTGAACTATCCGCTGTACATCATCGACGTCGACCGGACCAAGGCCGCGTCGCTCGGGCTGAGCCAGATGGAGGTGATGAAGAACGTGGTGGCCGCGTTCAACTCCAGCATCCAGTTCAACAAGAAGAACTTCTGGATCGATCCGATCAGTCACAACCAGTATTACGTGGGCGTTCAGTACCCTGAAGGTGAAGTAACCTCGCTGGAAACGCTACGCGACATTCCGATCACCAGCCCGACCCAGCGTAAACCGGTCCTCCTGGGAACCATCGCTTCGCTCAAACCGGCTCAAGCCCCGTCCGAAATCGTCCACACCAACCTTCAACCCACTATCGACCTCACGATGGGGGTGGCCGGGCGCGACTTGGGGCACGTCGCGGAGGACGTGAGCAAGGCGGTCGCGAAGTACGGTGTGGTGCGCAAGGACGGGAGCTGGACCCCGTTCGACCCGGACGCGAAGGAACAGAAGCCGATGGAGGGGGCGAAGATCACCCTTAGCGGCGAGTACCAGAAGATGCTGACGACCTTCAAGTACCAGGGGATGGGCATGGTCGCAGCGATCGTGCTCATCTACTTCCTGCTGGTCGCACTGTTCCGGTCCTACGTCACGCCGTTGGTGGTGCTCTCGGCGGTGCCCATCGGGATCATCGGAGTGGTGCTGGTGTTGTTCGTTACCGGCACCGCGCTAAACATTCAGTCGTTGCTCGGGGTGATCTTCATGATCGGCATCGTGGTGTCAAACACGGTGTTGCTCACCGATTTCGCTACGAACCTCCAGAAAACCGAGAAACTTACCCCAACAGAGGCGATCAAACGGGCAGGGGCGATCCGCGTGCGCCCGGTGGTGATGACCGCGCTGGCGACCTTCTTCGCGCTGATTCCGATGTCGCTGGGGCTGGAACGCGGGAGCGAGGCGAACGTGCCACTGGGTCGCGCCGTGCTGGGCGGGTTGGTGGCCGGGTTGCTCACCACGTTGTTTGTGGTGCCATGCGTGTACTCGCTGCTTATGCCAGAAAAACTGGGCGACACCGAGGAACCGGAATCCGCAGCTCCGGTCCACGGCCCGACAGAAGCGTAG
- a CDS encoding efflux RND transporter periplasmic adaptor subunit: MTHTPKHFRWSRLALLALVVAGVAGGGWFAVARGKPLFDEKAHAEEPKTAPQTTAEVVSPHAGGIDRVCVQPGTVEPLESADLCAKVSGFLIEQTVDIGSAVKKGDVLARIAVPEYQKQTERDRARVTAAEAKVRQMEAHVTAAESESKSAEASVALANVLVRAKKAYRQYREKQLNRFRELAAQKAIEQRVVDEQEDYYLAAFEGENEAKEAVRAAIERLATAKAKIAQAKADVEQAKAEVGVATADLERTQVFLDYAVIRSPYTGVVTRRTFHVGDFVKSADQGAAQPLLSVTRTDVMRVVIQVPDRDVPYVTVGDPAAFEVGAPDLRIKFATRGISRLAKVQDPATRMMRVEVDVDNPTDANHPDGVLYSGAYGHATLTLQVGAPNAVRVPTIALSNRSPGKGSVRVMHGDRIQTVPVTIGSDNGVEAEVLTGLTPVDRVVLRVSNPVDDGAVVATTGAKVATAAH, encoded by the coding sequence ATGACACACACTCCCAAACATTTTCGTTGGTCCCGGCTCGCGCTCCTCGCCCTCGTCGTTGCGGGGGTGGCGGGCGGCGGGTGGTTCGCCGTGGCACGCGGGAAGCCGTTGTTCGACGAGAAAGCGCACGCCGAAGAGCCAAAAACGGCCCCGCAGACGACCGCCGAGGTCGTTTCGCCGCATGCTGGTGGGATCGATCGCGTGTGCGTTCAGCCCGGGACCGTCGAGCCGCTGGAGTCCGCGGACCTGTGTGCCAAGGTGTCCGGGTTCTTGATCGAACAAACGGTGGACATCGGTAGCGCGGTGAAGAAGGGCGACGTGCTCGCGCGGATCGCGGTGCCCGAGTACCAGAAGCAGACCGAACGCGACCGGGCGCGCGTGACGGCCGCCGAAGCGAAGGTGCGCCAGATGGAGGCTCACGTGACGGCGGCCGAGTCCGAGTCGAAGTCGGCCGAGGCGTCGGTCGCGCTGGCGAACGTGCTCGTGCGGGCCAAGAAAGCATACCGCCAGTACCGCGAGAAGCAGCTCAACCGGTTCCGCGAACTCGCCGCGCAGAAGGCCATCGAGCAGCGCGTGGTGGACGAGCAAGAGGACTACTATTTGGCCGCGTTCGAGGGCGAGAACGAGGCGAAAGAAGCCGTCCGTGCGGCGATCGAGCGACTCGCGACTGCAAAAGCCAAGATCGCTCAGGCGAAGGCCGACGTGGAGCAGGCGAAGGCCGAGGTCGGCGTCGCGACGGCGGACCTGGAGCGCACGCAGGTGTTCCTCGACTACGCGGTCATCCGGTCGCCGTACACCGGGGTTGTCACGCGCCGCACCTTCCACGTCGGCGATTTCGTCAAGTCCGCGGACCAAGGTGCCGCGCAACCGCTCCTGTCGGTCACGCGCACGGACGTGATGCGGGTCGTGATTCAGGTGCCGGACCGGGACGTGCCATACGTCACCGTCGGCGACCCGGCTGCGTTCGAGGTCGGCGCCCCGGACCTGCGCATCAAGTTCGCCACGCGCGGGATCTCCCGGCTGGCGAAGGTCCAAGACCCGGCCACGCGCATGATGCGAGTCGAAGTGGACGTGGACAACCCGACGGACGCGAACCACCCGGATGGCGTGCTGTACTCAGGCGCTTACGGGCACGCGACACTCACGCTCCAGGTCGGCGCGCCGAACGCGGTCCGCGTCCCCACGATTGCGCTCTCGAACCGCAGCCCGGGCAAGGGATCGGTCCGCGTGATGCACGGCGACCGCATCCAGACGGTTCCCGTCACCATCGGCTCGGACAACGGCGTTGAGGCCGAAGTGCTCACCGGGCTGACCCCCGTGGACCGGGTCGTGCTTCGCGTCAGCAACCCGGTAGACGACGGGGCCGTCGTCGCGACGACTGGGGCGAAAGTCGCCACCGCCGCCCACTAG
- a CDS encoding DinB family protein, which translates to MTSLADRFRTWYEYERDCNAKSLAMLGSVPSERRGAAEFQKALDKMAHLVSARQRWLHRLGGWPSSPALFPAGTAPADLAALVADIEAAWVAYLARLDEQELARELEWTAADGHRYRWNVEGMLTQTFGHAWYHRGQIALLVAALGGTAVDTDYILWCKLPQLDVPAP; encoded by the coding sequence ATGACATCACTGGCAGACCGTTTCCGCACGTGGTACGAGTACGAACGGGACTGCAACGCGAAGTCGCTGGCGATGCTCGGGTCGGTGCCGTCGGAGCGCCGCGGGGCGGCCGAGTTCCAGAAGGCGCTCGACAAGATGGCGCACCTGGTCTCCGCGCGCCAGCGGTGGTTGCACCGGTTAGGCGGGTGGCCTTCGTCTCCGGCCCTGTTCCCGGCCGGGACCGCACCGGCGGACCTAGCCGCACTGGTCGCGGACATTGAGGCGGCGTGGGTCGCGTACCTCGCGCGTCTGGACGAGCAGGAGTTGGCACGCGAATTGGAGTGGACGGCCGCCGACGGGCACCGGTACCGGTGGAACGTCGAGGGCATGCTGACACAGACCTTTGGGCACGCCTGGTACCACCGCGGTCAGATCGCGCTCCTGGTCGCCGCGCTCGGCGGAACCGCCGTGGACACGGACTATATCCTCTGGTGCAAACTTCCTCAACTCGACGTCCCCGCGCCGTGA
- a CDS encoding metal-dependent transcriptional regulator: MPDQPTQAVQDYLKAIHRLGGADEGVASGKIASALGVKAPSVTGMLKRLADAGWIEYTSGTGAKLSPAGLSEALRVIRRHRLVELFLTQVLKLDWSEVDAEAEALEHAISPRLEQALADYLGEPHEDPHGHPIPSRTGELKARNLKRLSEFRAGDVVVVREAQDDNPDRLRHWRTQGLTPGARVHVLAYQELDDLFEVEVDGTLIRLGSEGLTGLRGELVTANSAQ; this comes from the coding sequence ATGCCCGATCAGCCGACGCAGGCCGTTCAAGACTATCTGAAGGCGATTCACCGGCTCGGCGGCGCGGATGAGGGGGTCGCGTCCGGCAAGATTGCCAGCGCGCTAGGTGTGAAAGCTCCGTCGGTCACGGGAATGCTGAAGCGGCTCGCGGACGCGGGGTGGATCGAGTACACATCCGGCACTGGGGCGAAGCTCTCACCCGCGGGCCTTTCCGAAGCACTCCGGGTTATTCGCCGACACCGACTCGTGGAACTGTTCCTCACGCAAGTATTGAAACTCGATTGGAGCGAGGTCGATGCCGAGGCCGAGGCGCTCGAACACGCGATTTCTCCGCGCCTCGAACAGGCGCTCGCCGACTACCTGGGCGAACCGCACGAAGACCCGCACGGCCACCCGATCCCGTCGCGCACGGGTGAACTGAAAGCGCGGAATCTCAAGAGGCTTTCCGAATTTCGAGCCGGTGACGTGGTCGTGGTGCGTGAAGCGCAGGACGACAACCCGGACCGACTCCGGCACTGGCGCACACAGGGACTGACGCCCGGTGCGCGAGTCCACGTCCTCGCGTACCAGGAACTCGACGACCTCTTTGAGGTCGAAGTGGACGGCACCTTGATCCGCCTCGGGAGCGAGGGACTAACGGGGCTGCGCGGGGAACTCGTCACCGCCAACAGCGCGCAATAA